Proteins from a single region of Chitinibacter bivalviorum:
- a CDS encoding STAS/SEC14 domain-containing protein, which translates to MISISHESSYIHVVIFGQFTLQDYKEFEENVLYDIGFHGPAKLLFDLTEMTGYTIDMALEEINFSSKHQQDFSQVAVVTDDQWVVWSVWINRAIADSNIMVFESVNEALNWFMDAEVATDIIK; encoded by the coding sequence ATGATTAGCATTTCGCATGAGTCCAGCTACATCCATGTTGTGATCTTTGGTCAATTTACCTTGCAAGATTACAAAGAGTTTGAAGAAAACGTACTATACGATATTGGTTTTCACGGCCCAGCTAAATTGCTGTTTGATCTGACTGAAATGACAGGCTACACCATCGATATGGCCTTAGAAGAGATCAACTTCAGCTCGAAGCACCAGCAAGATTTTTCACAGGTGGCCGTGGTGACTGATGACCAGTGGGTTGTCTGGTCGGTTTGGATCAACCGCGCCATTGCAGACTCCAATATCATGGTATTTGAGTCAGTCAATGAAGCGCTGAATTGGTTTATGGATGCGGAAGTCGCTACCGATATTATCAAATAA